A region from the Oncorhynchus gorbuscha isolate QuinsamMale2020 ecotype Even-year unplaced genomic scaffold, OgorEven_v1.0 Un_scaffold_1135, whole genome shotgun sequence genome encodes:
- the LOC124021586 gene encoding gastrula zinc finger protein XlCGF17.1-like, with the protein MASVKLEDCSQTLELNANIKDEEEEEEIGESVSHGRLELSLKPVTSTLIPNLQSLGPDCDSGAQFALQDPEMASVKLEDCSQTLELNVNIKDEEEEEKIGKSISHGDHVETFSTSREHQQEDHRAKRSHHCPHCEETFPILSKLKIHLKIHTGENPYSCTDCRKRFKTSRNLTVHQSVHNGVKPYSCSDCGKSFSRMNFLKTHTRRHTGLKPYSCSECVKFFTTSAELKVHQRTHTGEKPYSCSDCGKSFSQLILLKRHGRIHTRVKTYSCSDCIKCFTTSGQLKVHQRTHTGEKPFSCSDCGKSFSLLCNLKTHERVHTGEKPYSCSDCGKSFSLLCNLKTHERIHTGVISHR; encoded by the exons GACGACTAGAATTAAGTCTGAAGCCGGTAACATCCACACTGATTCCAAACCTACAGTCACTaggtcctgattgtgacagtggagcccagtttgcactgcaggatccagagatggcatcagtgaagctggaagactgcagtcaaacactggagctgaatgtcaacattaaagatgaagaagaggaggagaagattgggaAATCTATTTCTCATG gagaccatGTTGAGACATTCTCTACATCCAGAGAGCATCAGCAGGAAGATCACAGAGCTAAGAGGTCTCACCACTGCCCACATTGTGAGGAGACTTTCCCAATTCTATCAAAGCTAAAAATACACctaaaaatacacacaggagagaatccGTATTCCTGTACTGACTGTAGGAAGAGATTCAAAACATCAAGGAATCTGACAGTTCATCAGAGTGTGCACAATGGagtgaagccttactcctgctctgactgtgggaagagtttttctCGAATGAACTTCTTAAAAACACATACACGTAGACATACAGGActgaagccttactcctgctctgaatGTGTAAAATTCTTCACAACATCAGCTGAgctaaaagttcatcagagaacacacacaggagagaagccttactcctgctctgactgtgga aaaagtTTCTCTCAACTGATTCTCTTAAAAAGACATGGACGTATACATACAAGAGTGAagacttactcctgctctgattgtataaaatgcttcacaacatcaggtcagctaaaagttcatcagagaacacacacaggagagaagcctttctcctgctctgactgtggaaagagtttctctctACTGTGCAACTTAAAAACACATGAACGTGTAcatacaggagaaaagccttactcctgctctgactgtggaaagagctTCTCTCTACTGTGCAACTTAAAAACGCATGAACGCATACATACAGGAGTTATTTCTCACCGCTGA